One stretch of Akkermansia sp. RCC_12PD DNA includes these proteins:
- a CDS encoding efflux RND transporter permease subunit, whose product MIADLFIKRPKFAIVIAILMVLAGLLCLEKLPVAEYPEIAPTSINVQATYTGASAQVVMETLASPIEEELNGLENLIYFSSKSDNTGGYSLSLTFKSGTDSDINMVNVQNALKRVEYKLPKEVTDQGIKIRKRSSDILGFFAFRSTNMSSLELNNFVKSRVKDEIARVPGISAINLMPEKNYSMRIWLDALRMSALNITPDDVSNAIKAQNVQAAAGSIGSEGENNFIQYKVNVTGRLKTVEEFSKIIVRTGQDGHVTRLDDIARIELGAETYSGSSRNNGEDSVNMAVYRLDDANAMEAMTGVKDALQELSKRFPPGVSYEVSYDPTQYISATMAEIVETLVIALILVVGITYLFLQDWRATLIPALAIPVSLIGTFAILYPLGFSINVLTMFGLILVIGSLVDDGIIVVENTMRILETEDLPPEEATKKSMHQITGAIIATTLVTVAIYVPIAFFGGMVGNIYMQFSVTMCVALCLSAVNSLTLSPALCALLLKNRKGKKQKRFNLFRPFNATLEWARQSYIKCAGVMVRRAWLTLILLAAVFAANWKLFETVPKSFLPKEDKGTVFCDIQLAPGATLGRTEQALRSAEQKLMGIPGVRQVSSTSGFSFMGGNGENLGMCIAQLDSWDKRKTPELSVDSIIHQASNLCDEIPAAKATVFSPPAIMGLGLTGGVSFMLQASGNETPKDLERELEKLIDQIEKLPGALFPRSSYEANTPQLFLNIDREKAQSMHVPVNRIFTTLQSKLASMYINDFNLIGYTFKVKMQSAPEDRTTINDIMNTYIQNDQGQMVPLSSVATLSYMVGPRQIARFNQLMSAEVTVQTRPGTSSGDLMNQIEAIPLPENYSITWTDMSYQERQNDGKIVLLMGLALLFGYLFLVAQYESWTVPISVIVSVSVALLGALLGLLICNTPLSIYAQLGLVMLVGLAGKNAILMVEFSKAEREHGVPIQQAALEGARQRFRAVMMTAISFIIGVFPMVIASGAGAESRKAIGITTFYGMILATIVGILFIPALYSMFQRYREWVKNLFSGKAG is encoded by the coding sequence ATGATTGCGGACCTGTTTATCAAACGTCCCAAATTCGCCATTGTCATCGCCATCCTGATGGTGCTGGCCGGGCTGCTTTGCCTGGAAAAGCTGCCTGTGGCGGAATATCCGGAAATCGCCCCCACCAGCATCAATGTGCAGGCCACCTATACGGGAGCCAGCGCCCAGGTGGTGATGGAAACCCTGGCCTCCCCCATTGAGGAGGAACTCAACGGCCTGGAAAACCTGATCTATTTCTCCTCCAAGTCGGACAACACCGGCGGCTATTCCCTGTCCCTGACGTTCAAGAGCGGCACGGACTCGGACATCAACATGGTGAACGTCCAGAACGCACTCAAACGGGTGGAATACAAGCTGCCCAAGGAAGTGACGGACCAGGGCATCAAGATCAGGAAGCGTTCCTCGGACATCCTGGGCTTCTTCGCCTTCCGCTCCACCAACATGAGTTCCCTGGAGCTGAACAACTTCGTCAAATCCAGGGTGAAGGACGAAATCGCCCGCGTGCCGGGCATTTCCGCCATCAACCTGATGCCGGAAAAAAACTACAGCATGCGCATCTGGCTGGACGCCCTGCGTATGTCCGCCCTGAACATCACGCCCGATGACGTTTCCAACGCCATCAAGGCGCAGAATGTTCAGGCTGCCGCCGGTTCCATCGGTTCCGAAGGGGAAAACAACTTCATCCAATACAAGGTGAACGTTACCGGGCGCCTGAAGACGGTGGAAGAATTCAGCAAGATCATTGTCCGCACAGGTCAGGACGGCCATGTCACCCGCCTGGACGACATCGCCAGAATCGAACTGGGTGCGGAAACCTATTCGGGCAGCAGCCGCAACAACGGGGAAGACTCCGTGAACATGGCCGTGTATCGCCTTGACGACGCCAACGCCATGGAAGCCATGACCGGGGTGAAGGACGCCCTGCAGGAGCTTTCCAAGCGCTTCCCTCCCGGCGTTTCCTATGAGGTGAGCTACGACCCCACGCAGTATATTTCCGCCACCATGGCGGAAATCGTGGAAACGCTCGTCATCGCCCTCATCCTGGTGGTGGGCATCACCTACCTCTTCCTGCAGGACTGGCGCGCCACCCTCATTCCGGCCCTGGCCATTCCCGTTTCCCTGATCGGCACATTCGCCATCCTGTACCCGCTGGGTTTCTCCATCAACGTGCTGACCATGTTCGGCCTGATTCTGGTGATCGGCTCCCTGGTGGACGACGGGATCATCGTGGTGGAAAACACCATGCGCATTCTGGAGACGGAGGACCTGCCCCCGGAAGAGGCCACCAAAAAGAGCATGCACCAGATTACGGGCGCCATCATCGCCACCACGCTGGTAACGGTGGCCATTTACGTCCCCATCGCCTTCTTCGGCGGCATGGTGGGCAACATCTACATGCAGTTCTCCGTAACCATGTGCGTGGCACTCTGCCTTTCCGCCGTAAACTCCCTGACGCTCAGCCCCGCCCTGTGCGCTCTGCTGCTGAAGAACAGGAAGGGCAAGAAGCAGAAAAGGTTCAATCTTTTCCGGCCTTTCAACGCCACGCTGGAATGGGCTCGCCAGAGCTACATCAAGTGCGCCGGCGTCATGGTGCGCCGCGCGTGGCTCACCCTGATTCTCCTGGCCGCAGTCTTCGCCGCCAACTGGAAACTGTTTGAAACCGTTCCCAAATCCTTCCTGCCCAAGGAAGACAAAGGCACCGTCTTTTGCGACATCCAGCTTGCGCCCGGCGCCACCCTGGGCCGTACGGAACAGGCCCTGCGCAGTGCGGAACAAAAGCTCATGGGCATCCCCGGCGTGCGCCAGGTTTCCTCCACCTCCGGCTTCAGCTTCATGGGTGGGAACGGGGAAAACCTGGGCATGTGCATCGCCCAGCTTGATTCCTGGGACAAACGCAAGACTCCGGAACTCTCCGTGGATTCCATTATCCATCAGGCCTCCAACCTGTGCGATGAGATTCCCGCGGCCAAGGCCACCGTCTTCAGCCCGCCGGCCATCATGGGGCTAGGCCTGACCGGCGGCGTCTCCTTCATGCTCCAGGCCAGCGGGAATGAAACCCCAAAGGATCTGGAGCGTGAGCTGGAAAAACTGATCGACCAGATTGAAAAACTCCCGGGAGCCCTGTTCCCGCGCAGCTCCTATGAGGCGAACACGCCCCAGCTTTTCCTGAACATTGACCGTGAAAAGGCGCAGAGCATGCACGTGCCTGTCAACCGTATTTTCACCACGCTTCAGAGCAAGCTGGCCTCCATGTACATCAATGACTTCAACCTGATCGGCTACACGTTCAAGGTGAAAATGCAGTCCGCACCGGAGGACCGCACCACCATCAACGACATCATGAACACCTACATCCAGAACGATCAGGGCCAGATGGTGCCGCTCAGCTCCGTGGCCACCTTGTCGTACATGGTGGGGCCCCGCCAGATCGCGCGGTTCAACCAGCTCATGTCTGCGGAAGTGACCGTGCAGACTAGGCCGGGAACCAGCAGCGGGGACCTGATGAACCAGATTGAAGCCATTCCCCTGCCGGAAAACTACTCCATCACCTGGACGGACATGAGCTACCAGGAGCGCCAGAACGACGGAAAGATCGTCCTGCTGATGGGCCTGGCCCTGCTCTTCGGCTACCTGTTCCTGGTAGCCCAGTATGAAAGCTGGACGGTTCCCATCTCCGTGATTGTCTCCGTATCCGTGGCTCTTCTGGGCGCCCTGCTCGGCTTGCTGATCTGCAACACGCCCCTGAGCATTTACGCCCAGCTCGGGCTGGTCATGCTCGTAGGCTTGGCCGGGAAGAACGCCATCCTGATGGTGGAGTTCTCCAAGGCGGAGCGCGAACACGGCGTCCCCATCCAGCAGGCGGCCCTGGAAGGAGCCCGGCAGCGTTTCCGCGCCGTGATGATGACGGCCATCTCCTTCATCATCGGTGTGTTCCCGATGGTGATCGCCTCCGGGGCGGGAGCGGAAAGCCGCAAGGCCATCGGCATCACCACCTTCTATGGAATGATCCTGGCCACAATCGTGGGCATTCTATTCATTCCGGCTCTGTATTCCATGTTCCAGCGCTACCGGGAGTGGGTGAAAAACCTGTTCTCCGGCAAGGCCGGCTAA
- a CDS encoding MarR family transcriptional regulator: protein MIQPAIDITTSVHKFETILYQFKRDNLNEVDENHYQKIMGLSVRQMNALGALNRLMTNRHEGIPLKTLAHHLRMSVPSTSLLVDSMVKKGLFDRKENPRDRRSLCIRLSEEGESRFQLLYNGMKKRLDSLFGILSDQDQEDFCRIVDTLYTHVYTK, encoded by the coding sequence ATGATCCAACCTGCCATAGATATTACCACCTCCGTCCACAAGTTTGAAACCATTCTCTACCAGTTCAAAAGGGACAATCTGAACGAGGTGGACGAGAACCATTACCAGAAAATCATGGGGCTCTCCGTCCGCCAGATGAACGCCCTTGGGGCTCTCAACAGGCTCATGACCAACCGCCATGAGGGCATACCGCTGAAGACGCTGGCCCACCACCTCCGCATGAGCGTTCCCTCCACGTCTCTGCTGGTGGACAGCATGGTGAAGAAAGGCCTGTTCGACCGCAAGGAAAACCCGCGCGACAGGCGTTCCCTCTGCATTCGCCTTTCCGAGGAGGGAGAATCCAGATTCCAGCTGCTTTACAACGGCATGAAGAAGCGCCTGGATTCCCTGTTCGGCATCCTTTCCGATCAGGACCAGGAAGATTTCTGCCGCATTGTGGACACCCTTTACACCCACGTTTATACCAAGTAA
- the pyrC gene encoding dihydroorotase, with product MILELHSPLDMHLHLRDGDMLKLVAPLSSASFAGAVVMPNLVPPVADAEEVQAYRGRIMDACGGDVFKPYMTAFFRSYTERELERLKDLVFGIKLYPAGATTNSEGGVKAMKDAEATMSMMQEMGIPLLVHGETHGFVMDRETEFLGIYRKLAEQYPRLTICMEHITTAAAVRLLDEFENLAATVTLQHLLITLDDVAGGMLRPHLFCKPIAKRPEDREALLKAALSGHPRLMFGSDSAPHPVHAKEACGCAAGVFTAPIALPRLAALFEEHNALNRLQGFVSGHACALYGLTPPSKTVRLERREMLVPDAYEGYGQKVVPMEAGHVIPWSLMQGGFIKMT from the coding sequence ATGATTCTGGAATTGCACTCTCCGCTGGACATGCATCTTCATTTGAGGGACGGCGACATGCTGAAACTGGTCGCCCCCCTGAGTTCCGCCTCCTTCGCCGGGGCGGTCGTCATGCCCAACCTGGTTCCCCCCGTAGCGGATGCGGAGGAGGTGCAGGCCTACCGCGGCCGCATTATGGACGCCTGCGGCGGCGATGTATTCAAGCCCTATATGACGGCGTTTTTCCGCTCTTACACGGAAAGGGAGCTGGAGCGGCTCAAGGACCTGGTTTTCGGGATCAAGCTTTATCCGGCGGGGGCTACCACGAATAGCGAAGGCGGTGTGAAGGCCATGAAGGACGCAGAAGCCACCATGTCCATGATGCAGGAAATGGGTATACCCCTGCTGGTGCACGGTGAAACCCATGGATTCGTAATGGACCGGGAAACGGAATTCCTGGGTATTTACAGGAAGCTTGCGGAACAATATCCCCGGCTGACCATCTGCATGGAGCATATCACCACGGCTGCCGCCGTCCGGCTTCTGGACGAATTTGAAAATCTGGCGGCCACCGTCACCCTGCAGCATCTTCTCATCACGCTGGACGACGTGGCGGGCGGCATGCTGCGCCCCCACCTGTTTTGCAAACCCATCGCGAAAAGGCCGGAAGACCGGGAAGCGCTGCTGAAAGCCGCCCTGTCCGGACATCCCCGCCTCATGTTCGGCAGTGACTCGGCGCCTCATCCCGTCCATGCCAAGGAAGCCTGCGGCTGCGCCGCCGGCGTGTTTACCGCTCCCATCGCCCTGCCGCGCCTGGCTGCCCTGTTTGAAGAACACAATGCGCTGAACCGCCTGCAGGGATTTGTTTCCGGCCATGCGTGCGCATTGTACGGACTCACGCCGCCCTCCAAAACGGTGCGCCTGGAAAGGCGGGAAATGCTGGTGCCGGACGCTTATGAAGGATACGGGCAGAAAGTAGTACCCATGGAAGCCGGGCACGTCATCCCGTGGAGCCTGATGCAGGGCGGCTTTATAAAAATGACATAA
- a CDS encoding efflux RND transporter periplasmic adaptor subunit — MNTHTHERKIPLRLLAGSGLLFSLMMPGYSQGMPGAPAKPSTVLVQKASTIDSAVNKKYIGQVESIDRVTVQPRVSGNIVATRFREGNVVKQGDLLFEIEDTRYKAAVEEAEAKKAQLEAKLLYAKNSFERYNKLLASKSVSMDTVENAKSTMHALEAEIQSADASIIVAKDDLNYTRIMAPITGRTGRVTFSTGNYITPTSGSLVTITGIEEVYVKFPISERDFLSLFGTQDDMKKEAIVTLTLANGKAYAHPGKVFMTDNTVQTTTDTLNVWAKFPNQEDMLTPGGVVTVNLSKKNVDRFPAVNISSVMHDAYKSYVYVVNDQGVVERRDVTLGNTVNNEQCFSSGVKEGEVIIIDGMHKVRPGAKVNPVYSTQN, encoded by the coding sequence ATGAACACACACACGCATGAACGGAAAATTCCGCTCCGCCTGCTGGCCGGCTCCGGACTGCTTTTCAGCCTCATGATGCCGGGTTACTCCCAGGGAATGCCGGGGGCTCCCGCCAAACCCAGTACCGTGCTCGTCCAGAAGGCCAGCACGATCGACAGCGCGGTGAACAAGAAATACATAGGCCAGGTGGAATCCATCGACCGGGTTACCGTGCAGCCTCGCGTTTCCGGCAACATTGTGGCCACAAGGTTCCGGGAAGGGAACGTAGTCAAGCAAGGCGACCTCCTTTTTGAGATAGAAGACACGCGCTACAAGGCCGCCGTGGAAGAAGCCGAGGCCAAAAAAGCGCAGCTGGAAGCCAAGCTCCTTTACGCCAAGAACAGTTTTGAACGCTATAACAAGCTGCTCGCCTCCAAATCCGTCTCCATGGACACGGTGGAAAACGCCAAAAGCACCATGCACGCCCTGGAAGCGGAAATACAGTCAGCAGACGCCTCCATCATCGTGGCCAAGGATGACCTGAATTACACCAGAATCATGGCTCCCATCACGGGCCGCACGGGCAGGGTCACGTTTTCCACGGGCAACTACATCACCCCTACTTCCGGCTCCCTGGTGACCATCACAGGCATTGAGGAAGTATACGTGAAGTTCCCCATCAGCGAACGCGACTTCCTTTCCCTGTTCGGCACCCAGGATGACATGAAGAAGGAGGCCATCGTCACCCTGACCCTGGCCAATGGCAAGGCCTATGCCCATCCGGGCAAGGTGTTCATGACGGACAACACCGTCCAGACTACCACGGACACGCTGAATGTCTGGGCCAAATTCCCCAACCAGGAGGATATGCTGACTCCCGGCGGCGTGGTGACCGTCAATCTCTCCAAGAAGAATGTGGACCGATTCCCGGCCGTGAACATCTCCTCCGTCATGCATGACGCCTACAAGAGCTATGTTTACGTCGTAAACGACCAGGGCGTGGTGGAACGCCGGGACGTCACGCTGGGCAACACGGTCAACAACGAACAATGTTTCAGCTCCGGCGTCAAGGAAGGGGAAGTCATCATCATCGACGGCATGCACAAGGTGCGTCCCGGTGCCAAGGTGAACCCCGTGTATTCCACTCAAAACTGA